The segment GGCCTGGTCGGCGTCGGCGCCGGCCATGGTGGCGGCGTTGAGAGGGCCCATGGCGCGCGGCCAGTACATGTCGGTCTCCGGCGGAGCGCCGTTGACGACAGCGGTCACCACGCCACCGCCCATGTGCGGCCCTTGCACGAGACCGTTCTGTTGCAGCATCAGCGCGGAGTAGATCTTGGCCGGCGCTGCTGCCGCCCGCGCGCGGGCTTGGAAGACGTCCAGGGCCGGCAGTCCCACCACCACGCCACCCAGCCCGCGGAGAAATCGGCGGCGGGGAAAATGCTTCTTTGCGATCATAGCCATGCTCCTTAGGGGGCCCGCGTGAGGAAAGCGTCTGTCGCCACCAAGTTCACGACTAGGTTCTTGGTGGAGGGATTGGCCTTGGCGCGAACGCCCGCCTGGGTGATCAGGTTCTTGTCGGCGTCGCTGCTCATGTCGACATCGCGACCGTACAGGTACTGCACCAGGTGCGAGGCATAGCAATCCTGCGCCTGCTGGCTGTTGGCGATGGCCTTGATGAGATCCAGCGCGCCATTGAACGACACGTCGTGACCGTCGATAGAGTAGTTGCCACTCGAGTCGATGGGCTGTCCATTCTCCTGGGCGCGAAACTGAGCAAAGCCATCCAGGTGTTCCAAGCCAAAACCAAGCGGGTTGATGAGCGTTGTGTGGCAGGCGTTGCAGGGGGCGTTCATCGTCAAGGTCGTCACCCGCTGGCGATTCGTCGAGTTGGGATCCAGGGCGGGCAATGGCGGCACCACGTCCGGGGGCGGCGGGATCTCCACGCACAGGAAGTCCTTGGCGATCTGCACGCCGCGCACAATGATCGAAGGGGTCTGTCCATCGGCGTTGGAAGACAGAAAGCCAGCCTGGGTCAGAAACCCGGTTCGCTGCGTGGGATCCAGGTTCACCTTCACGAACGGGTCCGGTTGACCGGCGGCGGGGCTGGGGCTGGCCAGGCCGTAGACCTTCGCGACCTTGCTGTTGACGAACGTGTACGGCGCCGTCAACAGCTCGGTCATCCCTCGGTCCTGCCCAAAGACGATGTCGTCGGTGAAAGACAGGACTTCCTGTTTCAAGTCGGCGCCAATGTCAGTGGTGAAAGCGGGCGCCTTCTGCACGTCTTTGTTGATTTGATCAAATTCGCGCAGGTGCAGCAACTGATAGTTGAAGTTACTGACTGTGGCTCGGCCGGCGGGGGAGTTGATCAAACGCTGCGCCTGTTCGACGACGCCGTCGCGGGTTTGCAACTTGTGGGCGGCCGCGGCTGTGAACAGCGCATCGTCTGGCATGGTGCTGGCTAGGCTGTAGGACAATCGCGAGGCAATCTCGTAGTCGGTCAGTGGGATCCGGCCACCCACCACCGCGGTGCTGGTCTCCACGCGATAAAGGAAGTGCGGCGACTGCAAGAGGGCGCGCAAGACCAGCTCGACGCCGTCCACAAACGCATCCCCGCTGGCCAGTAACATCGCGCCCTGGTCGAACAGCGCCTTGTACCGGGCGGTGTCAGTGGCGGTCAGGGGCCGGCGAAAGGCCCGCTGACCGAAGTTTTGAATGAAGCTGGTGGCGCGGTCGCCCGACGTCACCGTCGGAGCAACCATCGCCAGCAACTGGCTATCGTGGGCGACCTGCTTGGCGATGGTTTCCGCTGCGGTTTGAAAATCCAAACGGTTGTTCGAGTCGACCGTCAGCACGCCACCGTTGGTGTCAAAGGCGGTGATCAGCGGCTCGGCGACGAAGGACCGGGAAAGCCCCAGCGGCGCCGGCAGCCGTAGGAGGTCCTGCACCGTGTTTTCCCATTGCTGGTTGTTCAACCTGGCCATCCGCGTGCTCGCCGCCGGAGTGCTGACGATGGGGCCCTTGCCGTCACTAGCGGGAACGGAGGGTGAGCCGCCGCCGGGACCGCCGCCACCACCGGTGTTGCTGGGCCCGCCGCCGGGGGGGCCAGAACCGCCGATAGAACCGGAACAGGCCGTCGCCAGCGTCAGCGACAGCGAGACAACCCCCGACAGCAGGGGCGGAAGGAACTTCGACCAGCGCGCGGCCACAGGCGTTGATCCCGACATATGTATGAGTGGCCGGGAGTCTTGTTAGTGGTTCAGAAAATCGTTCAAGTGGCCTGGTCTGACATTTCTAAATGGCCAGAGTGGACATCTGTGCGTGGCCGGCCAGAGAAAAGCGGCGCAAAAGTCGCCTTACAAAAAGTCCTGGCTTGGGGCGGCATCGTCTCTTTCAACGTGTCGCCGAGAGGAAGCCACGGCGGCGCGGCGGCGGTGTCGGCCGGTCCTGGTGGCGGATAGGGCGACGGCGCCGCGGCGGCGTGGTTGACACTGGAGCGCAACCGGCAGCGGTGGGTTCGGCGGCGGGACCTCCCGACGGACCGTGACGGCGGGACAGCGCCGTCGGACATGGTCATCCGCGCGAAAATACGCGAGACACCTGAGGAGAAGATCCGCGTTGGTCGGCGATTGGACCACCTGGCAAAAGCTGTGGCATCGTTACTGGGTGGAGCGATGACGGGTTGATCGCGCGGGCGGTCCTGCGAAGGGAGCTGATCGGCTGTCTGATCTGGGCTGGCCTGGCGTCAGCGTGCGTGTTCTCGCCGACCATCGCTCCGGGAAAAGTGCAGTGCACCCTGTCTGCAGACTGTCCCGACCAGGTGCCTGTTTGTTGGCGCAACGCTTGTTATCCGGCTGACAGCGGCGGTGACGCCGCCGCGGACGAGTCATCATCGACGGGCGGCGCTGGTGACACGGGTGGTGCGACCGGAGCCGGCGGCGCCGGCGGTTCCGGCGGCGCAAGCGACGGAGGAGACGCCGACGCCGACGGGCCGGCGTCGGGCGGGGACGCCGACGGGCCGGCCGACGCGCCAGCGGCTCCCAATTGGCCAGTGTGCACGCCGCCCCTCACCAGTGGCCTCGGCCAGGGCCTGATCGTCTATCTGCGCCTGGACGATGGCCCGTCCGATCCGGTGATCACCGATTCGTCACCGGGCAATCTGTCGGCGATGCTGATCCAGCTGGATCCGCTGACCGCCTGGACGACCGGGCGTTTCGGGCGCGCGCTCGGCTTGCCGGGCGGCACCACCGGCGGATACGTCACTGTCGGTCCTCCCGCGCAGCTGAACGTCGTTTCCGATCGCCTCAGCGTCTCGGCCTGGCTGCGCTTTCCAGGCGGCAGCGCCAGCGATGGCACGGTCTTGTCGCGGCGGGCGGCCGGCGCCGGCGGGTATCACTATGTGTTGTCCACCTCCGGCAATCGCCTGCGGGTTCGCATGTTCACGTCGAACGGCATCAGCGCCGACCTCAGCAGCAATCAACCCTTGCCGTCGGGGACGGACTGGATGCACGTCGCGTTCACCTACCTCGCCGATTCCAAGGTCACCGACGGCCTACGCCTGTTCGTGAACGGGAAGGCGTTCGGCTCCTTGGCGTTCGTGCTGCCCTTCGCGCCGGAGAACACGCCGTTGCTGGTGGGGGCGGCCGAGGCGCCGAACTTCGATCTGCCGGCGAAGACCATCGGCGATCGTCTGGCCGCGATCGTCGACGACGTGGCGGTCTACAACCGCATGCTCAGCGCCGACGAGGTCCTGTCTCTGGCCTGCGGGGCCCGCCCGCTGGGACCGCCTTAAGTCGGCGGCGACCACTCGGTCGATATTCTCGATGATCTGCTGTTTCGGTCCCCTCTTCATCGGGGCAAATTTTTGCTGAGGCATC is part of the Polyangia bacterium genome and harbors:
- a CDS encoding DUF1592 domain-containing protein, which produces MAARWSKFLPPLLSGVVSLSLTLATACSGSIGGSGPPGGGPSNTGGGGGPGGGSPSVPASDGKGPIVSTPAASTRMARLNNQQWENTVQDLLRLPAPLGLSRSFVAEPLITAFDTNGGVLTVDSNNRLDFQTAAETIAKQVAHDSQLLAMVAPTVTSGDRATSFIQNFGQRAFRRPLTATDTARYKALFDQGAMLLASGDAFVDGVELVLRALLQSPHFLYRVETSTAVVGGRIPLTDYEIASRLSYSLASTMPDDALFTAAAAHKLQTRDGVVEQAQRLINSPAGRATVSNFNYQLLHLREFDQINKDVQKAPAFTTDIGADLKQEVLSFTDDIVFGQDRGMTELLTAPYTFVNSKVAKVYGLASPSPAAGQPDPFVKVNLDPTQRTGFLTQAGFLSSNADGQTPSIIVRGVQIAKDFLCVEIPPPPDVVPPLPALDPNSTNRQRVTTLTMNAPCNACHTTLINPLGFGLEHLDGFAQFRAQENGQPIDSSGNYSIDGHDVSFNGALDLIKAIANSQQAQDCYASHLVQYLYGRDVDMSSDADKNLITQAGVRAKANPSTKNLVVNLVATDAFLTRAP
- a CDS encoding LamG domain-containing protein, with translation MIARAVLRRELIGCLIWAGLASACVFSPTIAPGKVQCTLSADCPDQVPVCWRNACYPADSGGDAAADESSSTGGAGDTGGATGAGGAGGSGGASDGGDADADGPASGGDADGPADAPAAPNWPVCTPPLTSGLGQGLIVYLRLDDGPSDPVITDSSPGNLSAMLIQLDPLTAWTTGRFGRALGLPGGTTGGYVTVGPPAQLNVVSDRLSVSAWLRFPGGSASDGTVLSRRAAGAGGYHYVLSTSGNRLRVRMFTSNGISADLSSNQPLPSGTDWMHVAFTYLADSKVTDGLRLFVNGKAFGSLAFVLPFAPENTPLLVGAAEAPNFDLPAKTIGDRLAAIVDDVAVYNRMLSADEVLSLACGARPLGPP